A single Lactuca sativa cultivar Salinas chromosome 8, Lsat_Salinas_v11, whole genome shotgun sequence DNA region contains:
- the LOC111899202 gene encoding protein FAR1-RELATED SEQUENCE 5-like: MGTLGTNGSDSEEESFNCNVVDSPGGKTKLWKPTVPEEFMPDIDATYQSLEEAVEMYKLYTYKAGFGVMLNTVTRFGDKTIKKRMKMGNIIGDKDAQLVVDKMNMRKDELPNYLTIDNHKRSINIGAGLLSNESIESYRWLLEAFFKAHGKNPSISVKRPRSSDSTGVYVFSKMISTDPVSANFLKNTDFRKSFTKLVWNVYIEPKVFESRWKLLMRKFKLQDKRWFKDMYKDRKLWIPAFFKDMPLHGLMKTTSRSERVNSFFNKYSNSGNFLIYFMMNYDTAIGKRRNGQQRLEHDTTNAKHEMTLPTGLLEYAATVYTKTVFYEVKKEIFKAAWYYSIDSVEMIDGWPVVKITQTDKSKQLKIKCKVELKLPEKEVKCSCNHFIQIPEQYILRRWRRDAISSHLLAMKHVAMETEDDTFKLLTEAYSNIEYCLDHFKRNKEKLLAFVENTCKLKHAAMEFGCSNQSSSDNDEEEIIRMLGIRNIPEEINIHPPSSMRTKGSGTKKRMVSAIEKAVATAKKKTRICTGCNQYVNHNWRTCKVRLARESKQP, translated from the exons ATGGGAACTCTTG GTACAAATGGATCTGATTCTGAAGAGGAATCATTCAATTGTAATGTTGTTGACTCGCCAGGTGGGAAAACCAAGTTATGGAAACCTACTGTTCCTGAAGAATTTATGCCAGATATAGATGCTACTTATCAATCATTAGAGGAGGCGGTTGAAATGTataaattatatacatataaagcAGGTTTTGGTGTCATGTTAAATACAGTAACGAGATTTGGTGACAAAACCATTAAAAAAAG AATGAAGATGGGAAACATTATAGGTGACAAGGATGCACAACTGGTTGTTGACAAAATGAACATGAGGAAAGACGAGTTACCAAACTATTTGA CCATTGATAACCACAAACGTTCAATAAACATTGGAGCAGGTTTGTTAAGCAACGAGTCAATAGAATCTTATCGTTGGTTGCTTGAAGCTTTTTTCAAAGCACATGGAAAAAACCCCTCAATTAGTGTTAAAAGACCAAGATCTAGTGATTCTACAGGAG TTTATGTTTTCTCAAAAATGATTAGCACAGATCCT GTTTCAGCGAATTTTCTGAAAAACACTGATTTTCGAAAGAGTTTTACTAAGCTTGTTTGGAATGTATATATAGAGCCAAAAGTCTTTGAATCAAGGTGGAAACTTCTTATGAGAAAATTCAAACTACAAGACAAAAGATGGTTCAAAGACATGTACAAGGATCGAAAGCTTTGGATTCCAGCCTTTTTTAAAGACATGCCACTGCATGGTCTGATGAAAACTACTTCAAGGTCTGAAAGGGTAAactcattttttaataaatactCTAACTCaggtaattttcttatttatttcaTGATGAACTACGACACCGCAATTGGAAAGCGACGAAATGGTCAACAGAGACTAGAACATGATACAACAAATGCAAAGCATGAAATGACGCTTCCAACTGGATTACTAGAATATGCAGCTACGGTTTACACTAAAACCGTTTTCTATGAGGTCAAAAAGGAAATATTTAAAGCAGCCTGGTACTATTCTATTGACAGCGTTGAAATGATTGATGGGTGGCCAGTTGTTAAGATTACACAAACGGATAAGAGCAAACAGTTGAAGATAAAATGCAAG GTTGAACTAAAATTGCCTGAAAAAGAAGTTAAATGTTCATGCAATCATTTTATAC AGATTCCAGAGCAGTATATTCTCAGAAGATGGAGAAGGGATGCAATTTCAAGCCATTTGCTTGCCATGAAACATGTTGCCATGGAAACAGAAGATGACACCTTTAAACTTCTAACAGAGGCTTACAGTAATATTGAATACTGCTTGGATCATTTCAAAAGAAATAAGGAgaaattgttggcttttgttgaGAACACGTGTAAGTTGAAGCATGCAGCAATGGAATTTGGTTGTTCAAACCAATCATCATCTGATAATGATGAAGAAGAAATTATTCGGATGCTAGGAATACGAAACATTCCTGAAGAAATAAATATACATCCACCTTCATCAATGCGTACCAAAGGGAGTGGAACTAAGAAAAGAATGGTTAGTGCCATTGAGAAAGCTGTTGCAACTGCAAAGAAAAAAACTAGAATTTGCACAGGTTGCAATCAATATGTTAACCATAATTGGAGGACTTGCAAAGTCAGACTTGCACGAGAGTCAAAACAACCTTAA